The Methylotenera sp. G11 genome includes a window with the following:
- a CDS encoding PQQ-dependent sugar dehydrogenase, with protein MYINLRSSVLFAFVFGACLATMGKPADADEAVIRLPAGFKLTQFASGSSKQGKLLSSARFMAFDADGNLFVSSSAGGRVLMLPDANKDGIADEVVTVAQGLNFPQGLAFVGDALLIANQDGVVKIRRVNGRWSAAEPLISNLPTGGHRLKTIKLGPDGYLYINVGSSCNVCLESNPSRATILRYTIDGKPAGALTALGRHEPSAIWARGLRNSQGFAWHPVTGDMYATNNGADNRADSVGGKVNDEIPPEHLNKIEAGKHYGWPHCWGDPGSKAMIEDPNFKAEPEFCKAAQAPAITFISHTTPIGITFLDRTNWPAEYKSDAIVALHGSWNRKQPAGYQLVRVKFRDNKPVKVEDFATGWLVNNADSGWLKRNQVFGRPVDVAVGPDGALYVSDDDSGAIYRISYQGK; from the coding sequence ATGTACATCAATTTACGTTCCAGTGTTCTATTTGCCTTTGTTTTTGGTGCCTGCCTGGCCACAATGGGGAAGCCTGCGGATGCAGATGAGGCCGTGATCAGGCTGCCTGCCGGTTTCAAGCTGACGCAATTTGCCTCCGGTTCCAGTAAGCAGGGCAAGCTGTTAAGCAGTGCCAGGTTCATGGCATTTGATGCGGACGGCAACCTGTTCGTGTCTTCATCGGCAGGCGGCAGAGTGCTGATGCTGCCGGATGCGAACAAGGACGGCATCGCGGATGAAGTGGTGACGGTAGCGCAAGGGCTGAATTTTCCGCAGGGTCTGGCTTTTGTCGGCGACGCCCTGCTGATCGCCAATCAGGATGGCGTAGTGAAAATCAGGCGGGTCAATGGCCGCTGGTCTGCGGCAGAGCCGTTGATCTCGAACCTGCCCACGGGCGGGCACCGGCTTAAAACGATCAAGCTTGGTCCAGACGGTTATTTATATATCAATGTAGGTTCAAGCTGTAATGTGTGCCTGGAGAGTAATCCCTCGCGAGCCACGATACTGCGCTACACCATAGATGGCAAGCCTGCGGGAGCGTTAACTGCGCTAGGCAGGCATGAACCGTCTGCGATATGGGCCAGGGGCTTGCGCAATTCCCAGGGCTTTGCCTGGCATCCGGTAACCGGTGACATGTATGCTACCAACAACGGGGCAGATAACCGTGCAGATAGCGTAGGCGGTAAGGTCAATGATGAGATTCCACCTGAGCACCTGAATAAAATCGAGGCCGGTAAGCATTACGGTTGGCCGCATTGCTGGGGCGACCCCGGCAGTAAGGCGATGATAGAAGACCCGAATTTCAAGGCCGAACCGGAGTTCTGCAAGGCCGCGCAGGCTCCCGCCATTACATTCATATCGCATACCACGCCGATAGGCATCACTTTCCTGGACAGGACAAACTGGCCTGCGGAGTATAAATCGGATGCGATAGTTGCCTTGCATGGCTCATGGAACCGGAAACAACCGGCAGGCTATCAACTGGTGCGCGTGAAATTCAGGGATAATAAACCTGTCAAAGTAGAAGATTTCGCAACGGGCTGGCTGGTCAATAATGCTGACAGCGGCTGGCTCAAAAGGAATCAGGTTTTCGGGCGGCCGGTAGATGTGGCGGTAGGGCCTGATGGCGCCCTTTATGTATCAGATGATGATTCAGGCGCGATATATCGTATTAGTTATCAAGGTAAATAG